One region of Vespula vulgaris chromosome 9, iyVesVulg1.1, whole genome shotgun sequence genomic DNA includes:
- the LOC127066230 gene encoding 26S proteasome non-ATPase regulatory subunit 6, protein MPLENLEEEGLEKNPNLELAQIKFLLSLPEHHDDPYLKTKLLDAIKAENMAPFYEEVCKDLSWIVDEALLANMRARNAEQLKELDGAIEDAEKNLGEMEVREANLKKSEHLCRIGDKEGAITAFRKTYDKTVSLGHRLDIVFHNIRIGLFYLDHDHITRNIEKAKSLIEEGGDWDRRNRLKVYQGTYCIAVRDFKEAANFFLDTISTFTSYELMDYNTFVRYTVYLSMISLPRNELRDKIIKGSEILEVLHSNSDVKDYLFSLYNCHYAEFFKNLAQVEGLLRRDYLIFPHYRYYVREMRILAYTQLLESYRSLTLHYMAEAFGVTVEYIDQELSRFIAAGRLHCKVDRVGGVVETNRPDSKNWQYQAMVKQGDLLLNRVQKLSRVINI, encoded by the exons ATGCCGTTAGAAAATCTAGAAGAGGAAGGATTGGAAAAAAATCCCAATTTAGAATTGGcccaaattaaatttttattaagtcTTCCAGAACATCACGATGATCCGTATTTGAAAACAAAACTGCTCGATGCCATTAAAGCAGAAA ATATGGCACCATTTTACGAAGAAGTTTGTAAAGATCTGAGTTGGATAGTAGACGAAGCGCTTTTGGCTAACATGAGGGCTCGTAATGCGGAACAATTAAAAGAGCTGGATGGTGCGATTGAGGATGCCGAAAAGAATTTAGGAGAAATGGAAGTACGAGAAGCTAATCTTAAAAAATCTGAACATCTTTGCCGAATTGGAGATAAAGAAGGAGCGATAACAGCGTTTAGAAAAACTTATGACAAAACCGTATCTTTGGGTCATAGATTAGATATCGTATTTCATAATATCAGAATCGGTTTGTTTTATTTGGATCACGATCATATAACaaggaatatagaaaaagCTAAAAG ttTAATCGAAGAAGGTGGCGATTGGGATAGACGAAATCGCTTGAAAGTATATCAGGGGACTTATTGTATAGCAGTACGTGATTTTAAAGAAGCAGCAAACTTTTTTTTGGACACGATAAGTACATTTACGAGTTACGAACTTATGGATTACAATACGTTTGTAAGATACACTGTTTATTTAAGTATGATAAGTTTACCAAGGAATGAATTGCGCGATAAGATCATTAAAGGATCAGAAATTTTAGAAGTATTGCACAGCAATTCGGACGTTAAGGATTATCTGTTTTCTTTATACAATTGTCACTATGCTGAATTCTTCAAAAATCTTG cgcAAGTCGAAGGATTATTAAGAAGggattatttgatatttccaCATTACAGATATTACGTTAGAGAAATGCGCATTCTTGCGTACACACAGTTGTTAGAGTCGTATCGCTCTTTAACGTTGCATTATATGGCAGAAGCATTTGGCGTTACCGTAGAATATATAGATCA GGAATTATCACGATTTATCGCAGCTGGAAGATTACATTGTAAGGTTGATCGTGTCGGCGGAGTAGTAGAAACCAATCGTCCAGATAGTAAAAATTGGCAATACCAAGCAATGGTAAAGCAAGGAGACTTGCTCCTTAACAGAGTACAAAAATTGTCAAGAGTTATCAACATATGA
- the LOC127066229 gene encoding 4-hydroxybenzoate polyprenyltransferase, mitochondrial isoform X1, with translation MLLIRGGQKLGAFYGLSTYINNSNQKQIKIALSSLCSFKNFSTLSSIKIKYKYKIHFDIDDKVKPLLGLNTLCYINLSNCQERRYSGLAARILNNSSPKIQPYMRLMRIDKPIGSWLLFWPCGWSIAMAAPPSCLPDFKLLTLFGIGAFIMRGAGCTINDMWDRDIDKMVARTKDRPLATGQLTYLQSLIFLGGQLSLGLLVLLQLNWYSVLLGASSLGLVIIYPLMKRITYWPQFILGMTFNWGALLGWSAVRESCDWSVCLPLYAAGVCWTIIYDTIYAHQDKVDDLLLSIKSTALKFGDKTQLYLSAFGITMIAGLITSGIVTAQTWPYYVAVGLTGKHLVNQICTLDINNPKDCAQKFISNQRIGMMIFVGIILSNLLKDLPKKQDQKNKQDGGKDCIK, from the exons ATGTTATTAATAAGAGGTGGTCAGAAACTGGGTGCATTTTATGGATTGTcaacatatattaataactcTAATCAGAAACAGATCAAGATAGCTTTAAGCAGTTTATGTTCTTTTAAGAATTTTAGTACTTTATCCTCTATCAAAATTaagtacaaatataaaatacacttTGACATAGATGACAAAGTTAAACCTTTGTTAGGCTTAAATACATtgtgttatattaatttatccaaTTGTCAGGAGAGAAGATATTCAGGGTTAGCGGCAAGAATACTGAATAATTCTTCCCCAAAAATACAACCATACATGAGGCTTATGAGAATAGATAAACCTATTG GATCATGGTTGTTATTTTGGCCTTGCGGTTGGAGTATAGCTATGGCAGCACCTCCGTCCTGTTTACCGGACTTTAAGCTATTGACATTATTTGGAATAGGTGCATTTATAATGCGTGGTGCTGGTTGTACCATAAATGATATGTGGGATAGAGATATCGACAAAATG GTAGCAAGAACAAAGGATAGGCCTTTGGCAACTGGACAACTTACATATTTACAGTCGTTAATTTTTCTTGGAGGACAATTGAGTTTAGGTTTACTTGTGTTATTACAATTAAACTGGTATAGCGTTTTACTTGGCGCAAGTTCTTTAG GTTTAGTAATAATTTATCCTTTGATGAAAAGAATAACATATTGGCCTCAATTTATATTGGGAATGACTTTCAATTGGGGTGCTCTCTTAGGATGGTCCGCAGTGCGAGAGTCGTGCGATTGGTCCGTATGCCTACCGCTTTATGCTGCTGGAGTTTGTTGGACTATCATATACGATACCATTTATGCTCACCAA gATAAGGTAGACGATTTACTACTAAGCATTAAATCGACCGCGTTAAAGTTTGGAGATAAAACACAACTGTATTTGTCAGCATTTGGAATAACTATGATAGCAGGATTAATAACATCTGGTATTGTAACTGCGCAAACTTGGCCATATTACGTTGCAGTAGGATTAACTGGAAAGCATCTTGTCAATCAG ATATGTACTTTAGATATCAATAATCCCAAGGATTGTGctcaaaaatttatatctaatcaAAGAATAGGAATGATGATTTTCGTAGGTATTATTTTGAGCAATTTATTGAAAGACCTTCCAAAGAAGCAAGATCAAAAAAATAAGCAAGATGGAGGAAaagattgtataaaataa
- the LOC127066229 gene encoding 4-hydroxybenzoate polyprenyltransferase, mitochondrial isoform X2 translates to MRLMRIDKPIGSWLLFWPCGWSIAMAAPPSCLPDFKLLTLFGIGAFIMRGAGCTINDMWDRDIDKMVARTKDRPLATGQLTYLQSLIFLGGQLSLGLLVLLQLNWYSVLLGASSLGLVIIYPLMKRITYWPQFILGMTFNWGALLGWSAVRESCDWSVCLPLYAAGVCWTIIYDTIYAHQDKVDDLLLSIKSTALKFGDKTQLYLSAFGITMIAGLITSGIVTAQTWPYYVAVGLTGKHLVNQICTLDINNPKDCAQKFISNQRIGMMIFVGIILSNLLKDLPKKQDQKNKQDGGKDCIK, encoded by the exons ATGAGGCTTATGAGAATAGATAAACCTATTG GATCATGGTTGTTATTTTGGCCTTGCGGTTGGAGTATAGCTATGGCAGCACCTCCGTCCTGTTTACCGGACTTTAAGCTATTGACATTATTTGGAATAGGTGCATTTATAATGCGTGGTGCTGGTTGTACCATAAATGATATGTGGGATAGAGATATCGACAAAATG GTAGCAAGAACAAAGGATAGGCCTTTGGCAACTGGACAACTTACATATTTACAGTCGTTAATTTTTCTTGGAGGACAATTGAGTTTAGGTTTACTTGTGTTATTACAATTAAACTGGTATAGCGTTTTACTTGGCGCAAGTTCTTTAG GTTTAGTAATAATTTATCCTTTGATGAAAAGAATAACATATTGGCCTCAATTTATATTGGGAATGACTTTCAATTGGGGTGCTCTCTTAGGATGGTCCGCAGTGCGAGAGTCGTGCGATTGGTCCGTATGCCTACCGCTTTATGCTGCTGGAGTTTGTTGGACTATCATATACGATACCATTTATGCTCACCAA gATAAGGTAGACGATTTACTACTAAGCATTAAATCGACCGCGTTAAAGTTTGGAGATAAAACACAACTGTATTTGTCAGCATTTGGAATAACTATGATAGCAGGATTAATAACATCTGGTATTGTAACTGCGCAAACTTGGCCATATTACGTTGCAGTAGGATTAACTGGAAAGCATCTTGTCAATCAG ATATGTACTTTAGATATCAATAATCCCAAGGATTGTGctcaaaaatttatatctaatcaAAGAATAGGAATGATGATTTTCGTAGGTATTATTTTGAGCAATTTATTGAAAGACCTTCCAAAGAAGCAAGATCAAAAAAATAAGCAAGATGGAGGAAaagattgtataaaataa
- the LOC127066235 gene encoding protein Abitram encodes MEPLSKKLKTIDDPESEINVIKSDDIEKYKMHASLEFDNHECVINSNDKWDEKKEDPIFLTDEDSFVFPPDNDISDMLEGIDYSGSLPTITERYFSTYYKVDVQRPGDDMCIRIHSNRICLISLAPSHNIFQNDNKILKVDYKVSDKLDRMLNKVSGKSKHGAQPLQVNSNICAISCSDGQIYTIKCCIIGKLIEVNEILLHYPELLKEPPHKGGYLALVLPNLKLLDKIKDTLLTLEEYKTFILSRSKI; translated from the coding sequence ATGGAACCATTgtcaaagaaattaaaaactattgACGATCCCGAAAGTGAAATTAACGTTATTAAAAGTGatgatatcgaaaaatataaaatgcatGCAAGCTTAGAATTTGATAATCATGAATGTGTAATTAACTCAAACGATAAAtgggacgaaaaaaaagaagatccaatttttttaacagatGAGGATTCATTTGTATTTCCACCTGACAATGATATATCTGATATGTTGGAAGGCATCGACTACAGTGGTTCGTTACCAACTATTACCGAACGTTACTTTTCTACGTATTATAAAGTTGACGTTCAAAGACCCGGAGACGATATGTGTATCAGAATACACAGTAATcgtatttgtttaatttcgtTAGCACCGagtcataatatttttcaaaatgataacaaaatattaaaggTTGATTACAAAGTAAGTGATAAGTTAGACAGAATGCTAAATAAGGTGTCTGGAAAAAGTAAACATGGTGCTCAACCTTTACAAGTTAATTCTAACATTTGTGCAATATCATGTTCGGATGGACAAATATACACAATAAAGTGCTGTATTATTGGAAAATTAATAGAAGTTAACGAAATATTGTTGCATTATCCTGAACTTTTAAAGGAACCACCGCACAAAGGTGGATACTTGGCTCTTGTGCTGCCTAATTTAAAGCTattggataaaataaaagatacgtTACTAACATTAGAggaatataaaacatttatactCTCTCGATCTAAGatctaa